A single genomic interval of Balaenoptera musculus isolate JJ_BM4_2016_0621 chromosome 14, mBalMus1.pri.v3, whole genome shotgun sequence harbors:
- the LOC118880326 gene encoding uncharacterized protein LOC118880326, which translates to MGSTTQREGQTSYGYNGMTELGPHLQIPGCVCCSHSSCFPFLWGHIPLPAGNREAAGNREAAEGSQGCSGLGGREVGGRGAWARPPWLLGRGRLVSRDFWPGQGCGGGLGAVFSCVVVVSFVFQDGPVGSTWGRSWELHAARHGPSAFSRLEAEDLEVNTRCGPALSGLHDSRVTLDSGHGDTGSSLWWFSGTLDNSPETSSFPTPGLEPPGDKGPSWLVLSRGQDLALEDSARAVRDAGSPPSPPLLSGPACWALRSRPGGPS; encoded by the exons ATGGGCTCCACAACTCAGAGAGAGGGGCAGACTTCCTACGGCTACAACGGGATGACAGAGCTGGGACCACATCTCCAGATTCCCGGCTGTGTTTGCTGCTCTCACTCAAGCTGTTTCCCCTTTCTCTGGGGTCACATTCCGCTGCCGGCAGGGAACAGGGAGGCGGCAGGGAACAGGGAGGCGGCTGAAGGGAGCCAGGGGTGTtctgggctgggaggaagggaggtgggggggcgCGGTGCCTGGGCCCGGCCTCCCTGGCTCCTGGGGCGGGGCCGTCTTGTTAGCAGAGACTTCTGGCCCGGCCAGGGCTGCGGAGGGGGCCTGGGTGCGGTTTTCTCCTGTGTCGTGGTTGTCTCTTTTGTCTTCCAGGATGGACCTGTAGGGTCTACGTGGGGTAGGAGCTGGGAGCTGCACGCTGCCAG ACATGGACCGAGCGCCTTCTCCCGGCTAGAAGCTGAGGATCTGGAGGTCAACACGAGGTGCGGTCCCGCCCTCTCAGGTCTTCAC GACTCCCGGGTGACCCTGGACTCTGGCCACGGTGACACAGGGAGCAGCCTTTGGTGGTTTTCTGGAACCCTGGACAATTCCCCGGAGACCTCATCCTTCCCAACTCCTGGGCTGGAGCCCCCCGGGGATAAAGGCCCCTCCTGGTTGGTGCTCAGCCGAGGACAGGACCTGGCTCTGGAGGACAGCGCGAGGGCTGTGAGGGACGCTGGCAGCCCACCGTCCCCTCCGCTTCTGTCCGGACCTGCCTGCTGGGCCCTACGGTCCAGGCCTGGAGGCCCTTCCTGA